Genomic DNA from Planktomarina temperata RCA23:
CTGTGGCGGGATATTTATGTGGTTGTGGGGGATGCGCAACCCGAGGGCGGCTATGCGGTGCGGAGTTTCATCAAACCCTTAGCCAATTGGATCTGGAGCGGGGCGATCATTATGGCTTTGGGAGGCTTTCTGAGCCTATTTGATCGGCGTTACCGGATGGCGCCCGGCGCTGCGCGTGAACCGGGCCCGGAGGCGGCACAATGAGGCAGGTTTTTGTCCTATTATCCCTTCTTCTCTGGGCTGGAATCGCCTCGGCCGTGGAGCCCGATGAAGTTCTATCTGATCCGGTTTTGGAAAATCGAGCTCGGCTGATTTCTCAAGGGCTGCGCTGTTTGCAATGCCGCAATGAGAGCATCGATGAATCTAACGCCGGTATTGCCCGAGACCTCAGGTTATTGGTTCGAGACCGCCTGCTCGAAGGTGACAGCGACACAGAGGTCATGGATTATGTTGTTGCACGATATGGGGAATATGTTTTGCTACGGCCCAATGGATTGGGTATAAATTTGGTGCTGTGGTTGGCGGGGCCGGCGTTGTTTTTGGTCTCACTTGCGGGGCTGATTGCCGTGCAGCGGCGCAGCAAACGCAAAGACTCCATAGACCAGTTGACCGAAGACGAAGAAAGAGAAATTGAAAAACTCCTCTCATCTTGAGTGGGACAGGGCGCGGAACGCCGCAAGCACAGGATTTTATTATGATTTATGAGACACTCACCTACGCTGTAGACCACAATGTTGCCGTGATCACGCTTAATCGCCCCACGGTGATGAATGCGCTCAACACGCAGATGCGCGCTGAGATCACGGATGCAATGCACCAGGCCGGTCAGGCGGCGCGGGTGGTGGTGCTAACCGGCTCAGGCCGGGCGTTTTGTTCGGGGCAGGACTTGGGCGCGGAGGGAAATTTTGCGGATATCGATCTCGAGCGCACGTTGAAAGATGAATATGTGCCAATGCTCAAAGCCATTACAGAATGTCCGGTGCCGACCATTTCTGCCGTCAATGGTCCAGCCGCGGGGGCTGGGGCGAATTTGGCGCTCGCAGCGGACGTGGTGATTGCAGCTGAATCTGCTTATTTTGTGCAGGCCTTCACCCGTATTGGTCTTATACCCGACGCGGGCGGCACCTATCTTTTGCCGCGGCAAATAGGTCTGGCTAAGGCCATGGGTGCGGCGCTTTTTGCTGATAAAATTTATGCGCGGCAGGCCAGTGAGATGGGCATGATCTGGGAGAGCGTCGCTGATGAGAAATTTGAGACCCAATGGCAGGCCCGAGCCGCGCATTTGGCCTCGGGTCCGACAGAAACATACGGCCATGTAAAAACGGCCATTCGCCAGAGTCTTTCCAATTCCGAAGAAGACCAGCTTGAGCTGGAAGCGCGCTTGCAAGGCGCCTGTGGCCGCACCCGTGATTTCAAAGAGGGGGTGACAGCCTTTCTGGACAAGCGCACTGCCAAGTTTGAAGGTCGGTGACGTGGGTTCGGTAATGAAGTGACGTAACATAGATGAGTGTTGAGGGAGGGTCGATTTAACCTATCCTCAGGCGACGGGGTGTGCATTACGACGCTTGACCGGAACCGCAATGCTTCTAAAAAAAACCTCTGTATAACGCCATTTCAACATGAAATGAGGGCAGCGCCTGCCGGGGGGGGCAGCCTGGTGTTGCCACCGGGCGTATTGTTTTGGCTTGGCTGTTGGATTATGCAGAGATCTTAGAGATGTAGTGGTCAATTTGTGGCCTGCAAGTCGTGCCGAATAGAGGCGGCAAGCGGATGAAATAAAAAAGGATTTTTACATGAATTTTAGAATTATGTTTTTGATCGCGGCTTTGGGACCAATGAAAGCACAGGCATGGGAGGTTTTTCAAGAGAGGGAAGATGACGGGCGTGTCTTTACAATTGCCGAGCAGGCGGGAGAAGCTGGGGCGTTTTTGCGGCTTGTGTGCTTTGAAAAGAAAATACATTTGGAAGTGATCTTTCCTGCAGCGCTTGAGCCGGTTGATGATACAGTCGAGCTATTTCAGATCGATGATAGGCCTGAGCGCCTTGTTGCTGGATTTGTCGATGAGATTGATGCGTCAACCTCGATTTTCGTGGGCGTGGACCGTCGTGATGAGCCGGCGGCCTCTACGAAAATACTTGTGGATGAAATGGCCGCAGGTCAGGCGGTTTTCCTTGGTGATCCCGATGCTCGGGAGGCGATTGAGCGCTGGTCTCTCCAAGGTTCGCGTAAAGCGATCAACCAGATTCGTAATAAATGCACCTAGATTCAGGAGCCTTTGATTAAATCCCCCATTCCCGGGTGCAAGAACACCACAGAGCGGAAATGGGGGTTAGGGTCTTTGTTCTAGCGTTTCTCGATATCCACATAGTCTCGCGTGGTCTCGCCGCAATACAACTGGCGGGGGCGGCCAATCTTCATGGTTGGATCTGAGATCATCTCTTTCCATTGCGAAATCCAACCGACCGTCCGAGACAGGGCGAAGATCGGTGTGAACATCGAAGTTGGAAAGCCCAGGGCCTCCAAGATAATACCCGAGTAGAAATCAACATTTGGGAAGAGTTTCTTCTCGGCAAAATATGGATCGGCCAGGGCAGCTTTTTCCAACTCTTTGGCCACCTGCAAGATGGGGTTATTCTCAACGCCCAAAAGCTCCAGAACTTCATCTGCCGATTCTTTAAGAACCGTCGCGCGCGGGTCGATGTTTTTGTAAACCCGGTGCCCAAAGCCCATCAGACGGAAGGGATCGTCTTTGTCTTTGGCGCGGGCGATAAACTCTGGAATGCGGTCGACCGTGCCGATTTCATTGAGCATTTCCAGGCAAGCTTGGTTTGCGCCGCCATGTGCCGGACCCCAAAGACAGGCAATTCCAGCTGCAATGCAGGCAAATGGATTGGCCCCAGAGGAGGACGCCAGACGAACCGTAGAGGTCGAAGCATTTTGCTCATGATCTGCATGAAGGGTGAATATCCGGTCCATCGCGCGCGACAAGATAGGGTTCACCTCATAGTCTTCGGCAGGCACCGCAAAGCACATGCGCAGGAAGTTTGAGGCATAATCCACATCATTGCGTGGATAAACAAAGGGCTGTCCAACCGTGTATTTATAGGCCATGGCTGCAATTGTTGGCATTTTCGCGATCAAACGAATGGACGCGACCTCGCGCTGGTGCTGGTCGGTAATATCGGTTGAATCGTGATAGAATGCCGACATGGCTCCAACAACACCGGTCATAATGGCCATCGGATGGGCATCACGGCGGAAGCCGCGGAAGAAATTGACCATCTGTTCGTGCAGCATGGTGTGATTTGTCACCAGGCTTTCAAACTCTTCGAGCTCAGTTGCATTTGGCAAGTGACCGTTGAGCAACAAAAAGCACACTTCCAAATAGTGGCTTTGCGAGGCCAGCTGATCAATGGGATAGCCTCGATGCAGCAATACGCCGGCCTCTCCATCGATGAAGGTGATGGTCGAATCGCAGGCGGCGGTTGAGGTGAAGCCCGGGTCATAGGTGAAGACATTGGCCTGTGCATAGAGCTTTCGAATATCTACCACATCCGGTCCCGCTGTCGGCGACATCACCGGAAGGTCATAGGTGGTCCCGTTCAGGGTCAGTTTGGCAATGTTTTGTACGTCATCGGTCATATTATTCTCATCTTCCCAGTTCAGCATGGTCTCAAAGGGCCTGCTCAACTTATATCGTTTAGCCGTGCAATGGTTTCATCCCGGCCCAACACTAACATCATGTCAAATACACTCGGCGAGGTAACGCGTCCTGAAAGTGCGGCCCTTAGTGGGGCTGCCAACTTGCCCATTTTTGTCTCATGGGACAGTGCAAGGCGTTCAACCAAACCTTCCAGTTCTTCTCGCGTCCAGATAGCATTTTGCAACTGCGGCGTCAATTCCTTCAGTATACTAATGGATACTGAATCAAGCGCTAGGAGCGCTTTCTCTTCCAGATTCAAAGGGCGAGGCTGGAGTATAAATGATGATTTATCAATGAGTTCCGGCATGGTTTTCGCGCGTTCCTTGACGCAATAAGCGCCGGACAGGAAGAGAGATTTTTGTGCATCACTCAAAGGGTCAGCCTGGGTTGCCGCTAGATATCCCTCCAGTTCATGCAGCAATGCAGCATCATCGGTCTGCGCGATGTGTTGGCCGGAAATATTGGCCAATTTTTTGAAGTCAAACCGCGCGGGTGATTTGCCAATGTGCTCAAGGTCAAACCAGGATTGCGCTTGGGCATCGGTGAAGAACTCGTCATCCCCATGGCTCCAGCCCAAACGCGCCAGATAATTGCGCATTCCGGCGGCCGAGTAGCCAAGCGCTTGATACTCCTCAACCCCTGTCGCGCCGTGGCGCTTGGACATTTTCTTGCCGTCCGGCCCATGAATGAGCGGGATATGCGCATAGGTTGGCAGATCCCAGCCCATGGCCAGGTAAATCTGAATTTGCCGCGCCGCATTGTTCAGGTGATCGTCGCCGCGAATAACATGGGTGACGCCCATATGATGGTCATCGACCACAACAGCGAGCATATAAACGGGGCTGCCATCTGATCGGAGCAGAACCATGTCATCAAGCTGATCATTGCGGATAACAACATCCCCTTGCACCTGATCCTTGATGAGCGTTTGCCCCTCGCGCGGGGCTTTGAGCCGCACCACATAGGGCGCGTCGGGATGATCCCCCTCTTCGACATCACGCCAGGGGGAGCGAAACAGCGTCGAGCGTTTTTCCGCTTGCGCCGCCTCTCGAAAGGCGGCGATTTCCTCTTGCGTCGCAAAGCATTTATAGGCATGGCCCGCTGCCAGCATTTGCGCGGCCACGTCCGCGTGACGCGCCGCATTGGCCGCTTGACTGACCGGCGTGCCATCAAAGTCCAAGCCAAGCCAAGCCAACCCCCGGTAGATGGCCTGGGTTGAGGCCTCGGTTGAGCGCTCCTTATCTGTATCTTCCACCCGCAGCAAAAATTGCCCGCCGTGGCGCCGAGCGAAGAGCCAGTTGAACAGGGCCGTGCGCGCCGAGCCAATGTGCAATGTTCCGGTCGGGGAGGGGGCAAAACGGGTGACTACGGGGGTGTCAGACATGATGTTCATCTTTCGCAAAGGAAAAGGGCGCAGACTGTACCTAAGGCGCATCCATAGAGAGGACAAGTGCAGCATTGGTCTTGGATTTGGGCAGCGGTGGAGTCTGCGCTGCAGGCGCAGGCGCAAAACCTGATGCATTGGACCGCTTTTGGTTTTGGCTTGGGAATTGCGGCCTATTTTGGAGTGCCGCGCGAGCCAGGACCATTGGTCTTCCTAGCCGCCAGCCTCTCTGCGGGTCTATGTGTGGGGCTTGCGATCCGATTTCGCACTGGCATAGCGCGGTTGCTAATCGTGATCGCCGCTCTGGCGGGTGGGTTTGCCTGGAGTCAATATCGGGCCCATGCGGTCTCTGGCCCTGTTCTGTCAGAGCGGTTTTATGGTGCGGTGCAGGGGCGGGTTGTCGGCATTGATCGCAGCCTGTCTGAAAAGCCGCGCCTAACTTTGGATCACTTGGTGTTAGGCTCATTGCCGCAGCGCGTCACGCCAAACCGTTTGCGCGTGGCGCTGCATGGGAGGGCACAAGAGAATATGCCACAGATCGGCGACATCGTCCTGCTCGCAGCGCATGTGTCGCCGCCGCCCGGGCCGGCTGAACCCTATGGCTATGATTTTCAACGACAGGCTTGGTTTGCGCAATTGGGTACGGTGGGATATACACGCAGCCCCGTGATGATCTGGCGCGCGGCACCGGCCGATCAGGGCGGGCTCATCGTTCAAAAATGGCGTCAGAAGATCGGCGCGCATATGGCGGCTCATATGCCAGCCCGCACCGCAGGGGTGGCGGTGGCCATCACGGTTGGTGACCGAATGTATCTTGATCGAGAGGTGCAGCAAACCTTGCGCGCGGCAAATCTTTCGCATCTTTTGGCGATTTCTGGCCTGCATATGGGCCTGCTCACCAGTCTGGTGTTCTTTTTAACGCGGGCCCTTTTGTCCTGTCTGCCCTATCTTATTTTAAACTGGCCGATCAAGAAAATAGCCGCGCTGATGAGCATAGGGGTTGGGGCGGGGTATTTGATGCTGTCCGGTGCCAGTGTTGCGACCGAGCGGGCGTATATTATGGCCTTTACCATCTTCGCAGCTGTGCTGCTCGAACGGCGTGCGATCACCTTGCACGCGCTGGCGATTGCTGCAATTTTGGTTTTGCTGCTCCGGCCGGAGGCCCTGCTGGGTCCGGGCTTTCAAATGTCATTTGCAGCCACTGGCCTTTTGATCATTGTGTTTAACGCGATGAGCCAGTGGACATGGACGGCGCGCTGGCCGTCGGGCACGCGGTATTTGATGGGATCTGTGGTCTCGGCAGTGGTGGCTGGCCTTGCCACTGCCCCGATCGCAGCGGCGCATTTCAAAATACTGCCGCATTACGGGGTCTTGGCAAATGTTGTCGCGGTTCCGATTATGGGGTTTGTGGTCAAGCCCAGTGCGATTTTGGCCGCAGCGCTGGCCCCCTTTGGGGGAGAGGCGTTGGGGTTTTGGGGCATGACCTTGGGGTTAGGAGCAATTTTGGATGTTGCGAGCCATGTTGCAGATCTTCCCCAGTCGGTCAGCCATATCAAAGCACCACCGCCAGGGATATTGGGTCTACTGGCGGCATCTGTGCTGTTTGGAATTTTGTGGCAGGGTCGATTGCGATATCTTGCTGTTATTCCCGCCTGTGCCACTTTGATTTGCTGGGTTATGTCTCCTCGTCCGGATGTATTGATCAGCGGTGATGGGCGTTTGGTTGGTGTGATGGTGCAGGGTACAAGGGTTC
This window encodes:
- a CDS encoding cytochrome c-type biogenesis protein CcmH produces the protein MRQVFVLLSLLLWAGIASAVEPDEVLSDPVLENRARLISQGLRCLQCRNESIDESNAGIARDLRLLVRDRLLEGDSDTEVMDYVVARYGEYVLLRPNGLGINLVLWLAGPALFLVSLAGLIAVQRRSKRKDSIDQLTEDEEREIEKLLSS
- a CDS encoding enoyl-CoA hydratase-related protein — its product is MIYETLTYAVDHNVAVITLNRPTVMNALNTQMRAEITDAMHQAGQAARVVVLTGSGRAFCSGQDLGAEGNFADIDLERTLKDEYVPMLKAITECPVPTISAVNGPAAGAGANLALAADVVIAAESAYFVQAFTRIGLIPDAGGTYLLPRQIGLAKAMGAALFADKIYARQASEMGMIWESVADEKFETQWQARAAHLASGPTETYGHVKTAIRQSLSNSEEDQLELEARLQGACGRTRDFKEGVTAFLDKRTAKFEGR
- the gltA gene encoding citrate synthase codes for the protein MTDDVQNIAKLTLNGTTYDLPVMSPTAGPDVVDIRKLYAQANVFTYDPGFTSTAACDSTITFIDGEAGVLLHRGYPIDQLASQSHYLEVCFLLLNGHLPNATELEEFESLVTNHTMLHEQMVNFFRGFRRDAHPMAIMTGVVGAMSAFYHDSTDITDQHQREVASIRLIAKMPTIAAMAYKYTVGQPFVYPRNDVDYASNFLRMCFAVPAEDYEVNPILSRAMDRIFTLHADHEQNASTSTVRLASSSGANPFACIAAGIACLWGPAHGGANQACLEMLNEIGTVDRIPEFIARAKDKDDPFRLMGFGHRVYKNIDPRATVLKESADEVLELLGVENNPILQVAKELEKAALADPYFAEKKLFPNVDFYSGIILEALGFPTSMFTPIFALSRTVGWISQWKEMISDPTMKIGRPRQLYCGETTRDYVDIEKR
- the gltX gene encoding glutamate--tRNA ligase, which encodes MSDTPVVTRFAPSPTGTLHIGSARTALFNWLFARRHGGQFLLRVEDTDKERSTEASTQAIYRGLAWLGLDFDGTPVSQAANAARHADVAAQMLAAGHAYKCFATQEEIAAFREAAQAEKRSTLFRSPWRDVEEGDHPDAPYVVRLKAPREGQTLIKDQVQGDVVIRNDQLDDMVLLRSDGSPVYMLAVVVDDHHMGVTHVIRGDDHLNNAARQIQIYLAMGWDLPTYAHIPLIHGPDGKKMSKRHGATGVEEYQALGYSAAGMRNYLARLGWSHGDDEFFTDAQAQSWFDLEHIGKSPARFDFKKLANISGQHIAQTDDAALLHELEGYLAATQADPLSDAQKSLFLSGAYCVKERAKTMPELIDKSSFILQPRPLNLEEKALLALDSVSISILKELTPQLQNAIWTREELEGLVERLALSHETKMGKLAAPLRAALSGRVTSPSVFDMMLVLGRDETIARLNDIS
- a CDS encoding ComEC/Rec2 family competence protein, which encodes MQHWSWIWAAVESALQAQAQNLMHWTAFGFGLGIAAYFGVPREPGPLVFLAASLSAGLCVGLAIRFRTGIARLLIVIAALAGGFAWSQYRAHAVSGPVLSERFYGAVQGRVVGIDRSLSEKPRLTLDHLVLGSLPQRVTPNRLRVALHGRAQENMPQIGDIVLLAAHVSPPPGPAEPYGYDFQRQAWFAQLGTVGYTRSPVMIWRAAPADQGGLIVQKWRQKIGAHMAAHMPARTAGVAVAITVGDRMYLDREVQQTLRAANLSHLLAISGLHMGLLTSLVFFLTRALLSCLPYLILNWPIKKIAALMSIGVGAGYLMLSGASVATERAYIMAFTIFAAVLLERRAITLHALAIAAILVLLLRPEALLGPGFQMSFAATGLLIIVFNAMSQWTWTARWPSGTRYLMGSVVSAVVAGLATAPIAAAHFKILPHYGVLANVVAVPIMGFVVKPSAILAAALAPFGGEALGFWGMTLGLGAILDVASHVADLPQSVSHIKAPPPGILGLLAASVLFGILWQGRLRYLAVIPACATLICWVMSPRPDVLISGDGRLVGVMVQGTRVLNVAKGSGFVARSWLENDGNPISQKSAYGAMPSWLEIVDKGSHPMRPCQAALVVVQDWRSEPACGGFDLEALATAGGVAGRFDSSGRLQWITVRQAIGHRLWNSAELRDAKGHDPAGLKAR